TCAGGTCCAATCGATTACCGAGTTCCCTGATAACGTACTGGCACTGAGTGATTTGAAGATCGGTCGTGTAGAAGCAGTCGTCATCGACCAGATTGTGGCCGATTACTATATGGCAAAAGAGCCGGGAGCATTTAAGCAATTAGAAGAATCGCTGTCTCCTGAGGAATATGGAATTGGCGTCAAAAAAGGCAACGAGGCATTGCAAAAAGAGCTGCAAAAAGCACTGGATGCAATGAATCAGGATGGTACAGCTGCAAAAATATCGGAAAAATGGTTCGGCGAAAATCGTGTATTGAAATAAGCAGAACAGCGATGGCTTCGCCGCATGATTGGCGAAGCCACGCTTTTATTTTCAGGATTAGGAGCATACCCAGATGAACGTAGACTACATTCTCTCCATTACGAAGCCCATGCTAGAAGGAGCGCAGATGACGGTGCTGTTGTTTCTCATCGCCATTCTGCTTTCCATTCCATTAGGTTTTCTGATCACCTTACTGGCAAAGAGCAGTAATAAGGCGCTGGCCTGGCTCGCGCATACGTATGTATATGTGATGCGTGGGACGCCTCTCTTATTGCAGCTGTTGTTTATTTGCTTCGGGCTGCCTCTCTTGCCCGTAGTGGGAGATTATTTGGTGATGGATCGATTCGTCGCTGCATGTGTCGGTTTCGTGTTGAATTACGCAGCGTATTTCGCGGAGATTTTCCGTGGAGGACTGCTGTCGATCGACAAAGGACAGTACGAAGCGGCGCAGGTACTCGGCTTTAGCAAATGGCAGACAACCAACAAGATTATTATGCCGCAAATGTTTCGCGTGGCTTTACCAGCCGTCGCAAATGAATCAATCACCCTTGTAAAAGACACAGCGCTGCTCTATGCAGTCGCCGTCCCAGAATTGCTTCACTTTGCACAAACGGCTGTGAATCGTGACTTTACCATCGTTCCGTTTTTTATTGCTGGAATCATTTATTTGTTAATGACGCTATTGTTGACGTTGTTCTTTAAGTGGCTGGAAAAAAGGTTCAAATTCGAATAAAGGGCTGGCACAATATGGATATCATTCAAGTATCGAATCTAAAGAAATCGTTTGGCAATCAGGAAGTTTTGCGAGATGTCTCGTTTTCGGTGAAAAAGAACGAAGTCGTGGCAGTAATCGGGCCTTCTGGCTCCGGTAAAAGCACGATGCTGCGCAGCTTGGTCAACCTCGAGCAGGTGAATGGTGGTAGCATTCGTGTGCAGGATGATTATTTGGTGAAGGACGGGGTTTATGCCGGTAACCAGGAAATCAAGCAGATCACGTCGAGAATGGGCATGGTCTTCCAGCATTTTAATCTGTTCCCTCATCTAACGGTGAAGGAAAATCTGGAGATCGCACCACGTGTAGTCAAAGGTGAGGCGTCTTCAGACATCCGGAAAATGAGTGCAGAGCTCTTGGAAAAGGTCGGGCTGTCTGATAAGGCAGACGCGTATCCAGCGAAGCTCTCAGGCGGACAGAAGCAGCGTGTAGCGATCGCCAGAGCACTGATGATGAACCCGCAAATCTTGTTGTTTGACGAGCCTACGTCTGCACTCGATCCCGAACTGACGGGTGAGGTCCTGCAAGTCATTAAGCAGCTTGCCCAGGAGCATATGACGATGATGGTAGTGACGCATGAGATGGGATTCGCACGCGAGGTGGCGAACCAAATCATGTTTATGGACAAAGGGGAATTCGTAGAGTCGGGGACACCGGAGCAATTGTTTACAAACGCTAAATTTGAGCGGACGAAATCTTTTTTGCATCGCGCGTTAAAATAGAGAAGATCAACAACAAATGCCCTCAGTGTCGAGAAGACAGACTGAGGGCATTTTGTATAGACAGGCTACATCACCTGATAGTTCAAGTACCGTTGGCTGATGAACGAATGAAAATGATCGCTGAACGAGTCAGCATTTAAAAACGCATTGTAAGCGTAAGGAGTGACCCGACAGTAAACGAGCTCGCGTCCATCGTGAAAACGGATGTAGAGGTGGCTTGTGGCCAGATCGTAGCGTGCAGCTTTGATCAATTTCGAATCCAGTTCCTTGTAGGTAATTTCTTGAGGTTGATTCTGACGTGGCAGAAATTGGCGAAAAAAAGATCTCAATGTACGTGCAAACTCCTTTATCTAAAAATCGGTTTATCTATTTCTACGAGTCTTCATTTTACGCAAAAATTTGGATTCGGAATACAAAAATAGCACACCGATTGCAAAATAGGCTAAGAGAACCGTATTCAGAACAATCATTGGAAAGTGGGCAAGCATGTAAGTGCCTCCTGTTAGAGAGAATGAAGTCACGAATGAAAAGTAACCTGCTCCAAAAAAGTGAAAATCTTCTTTTTGCTTCGTTCTATGGGCCTATCATCTGGTTAAGTATAGAAAGGAATGATCATCCGAAAGTATGTAGACTCATGAAAAATGTTGTCGAATATAGTCTATATTACCTATTTTATTTTTGTCAATAATTACATAGAACCAAAAGTGATATCCACAAATTTCCTTGATAAACTACCTTGTATCACGAGGTATAGTGTGATAATCTCTAGGCATATCACGGGGAGGAGATGCTTTTGTGAACAAGGAGTTGTTGAAAGGAAGCATCGATCTATTGCTGCTCTCGCTGATCGCACAAAAAGATCAGTACGGCTATGAGTTGGCCAAGAAGATTCGCGATAAAAGCGATGAGCTGTATGAAATCGGTGAAGGCACATTATATCCTGCTCTTAAGAGACTGGAGACGCAAAAGGCAGTGGAGTCTTACTGGGGGGAAGCCAACGAAGGCGGACGCCGCAAATATTATCGGATTACCAAGACGGGCCAAGGGCTTCTGCAAGACAAGATGAAGGATTGGCAGAGCTTGAGTAGACTCATTTTGCTTTGCAATGAGGGAAGTGAGTAACGAATGAAGCTCGAACAATATGCAGAACAGGTTGTCAGTCGCTTGCCATGCTCGAAATGGGAAAAGCAGGATGTCAAAGATGAGCTGATGGATCATTTGAACAGCATGAAAAGTGAGCTGGTCGAAGAAGGCTATGAAGAACAGGAAGCCGTTTTACTGACCATTCAACGATTTGGTTCGACGAAAGCAATCAGTCGGCAACTGTCTGAGTCCATGCCGCTCATTGATAAATACATCCGTAAATGGGTCATGACCTTGTTTTTCTTGTATGTAGCTATCTCTAGTTATCTCTTGTTATTGTCACCGGATCGCTTCCGACGCAGAGCTTTTACCGTGGAATGGAAGCAAAGGATGCTGGAATACGGCGTCCCGCAATATACGCATCTGTTCCAAAATACGAAACCATTTCAAACCTTGGTGGATTACGTTTATCATTATGACAATTACAGCTTTGGCACTGTCATGTATAACCTGATTGGCAATGTCATGTTGTTTGTTCCGCTCGGGCTGTTGCTGCCGTTGATATTTATGTCCTTTCAAAGCGTGCATCGCGTGTTTTTTCTCACGCTTTCGGCCAGTCTCATCATCGAAACCTTGCAGCTATTGTTTTCGTTAGGCAGCTTTGATGTCGATGATTTGCTGCTAAATGTACTCGGCGGTCTAATTGGCTATGGGATGTTTCGAGTAGGGGCGGCGCTGATCCGTAAGCGACGGAACAATAACAAATTTGATGACGATCTGTCTGCCTCCTCTTTTTAGCGGGTCAAAATTTGTAAAAGCTTTTTGAGTGACCGGGGTCGCACGATTGTAAGGCGGCCTTGGCAAAGGCTTTAGCCATTTTTTTTGCATATGTACATCGTAATGCGATATACATAGTGAATCGATTATTTAGGAGGGTTTTTATGAAACGATCACCGATTTTCCTCATAGCATTTGTGCTCCTGCTCCAAGTCGTAGTTGGCTGTGAGAGCAACAAGGCTACCGAACAAGTGCAGTCGAAGCAGCACTCAGAATTTACTTTTGATGCGAATCCGGAGACCTTCGAAGTATTCGTCGAGAGAGACGGGATGAAGGAAAGTGCCTCGGAGCCGATGCCTGCGCGCAAGGTAACGAATGTACAAAAAGGTGAACAAGAGATTGCTTGGAGCTACCCAGACGACCAGCTGGATGTCTCGATTAAAAAGAAAGAGGATCATTTGCAAATCACCCTGACCTCTAAAGGAACAGAGAGCTTTTCCTGGCCGACAGTAAAAGGAGCAAGCTACATGGTGCCCTTGGGAGAAGGGAAATGGATACCTGCGGCTGACAGCAAGTGGCAGTCCTTTTTAAAAGAAGAGAGTCTTAGCTTTGCTGAGTCTTTTTCCATGCGCTTTTTTGCTGTGAACAAGAGCAAGTATGCGCTGATGTACGTCGTAGACAATTTGTTTAACAACACCGTCGATTTTGTCGTTGATCCGACGATTGGATTTACGTTTTCGCACGAGTTCCCCACGATTAATCCGGACAAGACCTACGGGTTCCGCTTGTATGTCACAGACAACGATCCGGTTAGTGTAGCGGGTGTTTACAAGCAATATGTCAAGGAGCAGGGAGGACTGCTGACCCTGGCTGAAAAAGCAAAAGCCAATCCGAATATTGAAAAGCTTTACGGCGCTCCTCATTTTTACTTGTGGAACAAGAGCTTCTTATCGGTCAACGACGTGAAATGGAATGCACTGAAAACGAAACTGAACCCGAGCTTCATCGGAGCACTTGAGAAAATCTTGGCTTCCAATGAAGTGGACGGAAAAGAGAGCATCCAGCAATTCCGCGAGATTCAGAAGCAGGATTACGTCGCGGATTATCAAAAGAAAGCGCTCCTTAGCGGGTTGAATTATGCTTTGCGTTCCCGTGAGTTTTACACTCCGCAGCGATTTCCACATGTCGATGAAGAGGTAAAAAGATCGTTTGGAAAAGGGATCGACACGTTGACAGAATCACAGCTGTACGACATGAACAAAAAGGTGCTGAAAAGTGTGCTCCAAGATGTCGTTCCACCTGTGGAACAGTGGGGGAATGCCGACTCTACTGATCTCTTGAAAGAAATGAAAGCGGCGGGGATTGATCGGGCATGGATCGGTTTGCCTGATTGGACAGCAGCCTATATGAAGCCAGCGTTCATTCAAAAGGCGAATGAGACAGGCTATTTGATCGCCAGCTACGATTCCTACCATTCGATTCATCAGGAGGAAAATCCCGATTGGAACACAGCTATTTTCAAGGATAAGAGCTTGTACGAGAACGCAACGATTTCAAAGAAAAATGGAGAGAAGAAAGCCGGTTTTCTCCAACAGGGGAGATTGCTGAATCCGACTCTATCACTGCCGAGTGTCAAACAGCGCATGGATGAAATCATGAATAACGATGTTGCCTTTAATTCGTGGTTTATTGATGTGGATGCAGCAGGAGATTTCAACGATGATTATTCGCCACAGCACACGACGACTGAGGCAGAGGATATGAAGGCAAAGCTTGCGCGTATGGACTACATTCGCGATGAAAAGAAGTTGGTTATCGGGTCTGAAACTGGAAATGATTTCGCCAGTCAGAGTATCGCCTATGCCCATGGCATTGAGACGCCTGTCATCAAATGGGCCGATCCAGACATGCGAAAAAACAAGCAAAGCCCGTATTATGTAGGAGGCTACTGGTCCCCGGCGGGAGAGGTCCCAGAACGATACGCCAAACAGGTTCCGATCAAGGAAGAGTATCGTCATGTATACATTGATCCTGCCTATTCTTTGCCACTGTACAAGCTCGTGTACAACAATGCAGTGATCACGAGCCATCACTGGGAGTGGGGCAGTCTGAAGATAAAGGATGAAGTCGGCACCCGTATGCTCAAGGAGCTGCTTTACAATGTACCGCCGCTTTATCATTTGGATAAAAAGATGTGGGATGAAAACCAATCATTAATCACGAATTATTTGAAGGTATGGTCTCCTTTCCATAAAAAAGCGGTGCAGCAAGAAATGACCGATTATCGCGTCTTGTCCGAGGACAGGCTCGTGCAGAAGTCGGTTTATGGGGAGGATCTGCAAGTGATCGCCAACTTCTCTGAGCAAGATTTCACGTACGAG
The window above is part of the Brevibacillus brevis NBRC 100599 genome. Proteins encoded here:
- a CDS encoding amino acid ABC transporter permease; this translates as MNVDYILSITKPMLEGAQMTVLLFLIAILLSIPLGFLITLLAKSSNKALAWLAHTYVYVMRGTPLLLQLLFICFGLPLLPVVGDYLVMDRFVAACVGFVLNYAAYFAEIFRGGLLSIDKGQYEAAQVLGFSKWQTTNKIIMPQMFRVALPAVANESITLVKDTALLYAVAVPELLHFAQTAVNRDFTIVPFFIAGIIYLLMTLLLTLFFKWLEKRFKFE
- a CDS encoding amino acid ABC transporter ATP-binding protein yields the protein MDIIQVSNLKKSFGNQEVLRDVSFSVKKNEVVAVIGPSGSGKSTMLRSLVNLEQVNGGSIRVQDDYLVKDGVYAGNQEIKQITSRMGMVFQHFNLFPHLTVKENLEIAPRVVKGEASSDIRKMSAELLEKVGLSDKADAYPAKLSGGQKQRVAIARALMMNPQILLFDEPTSALDPELTGEVLQVIKQLAQEHMTMMVVTHEMGFAREVANQIMFMDKGEFVESGTPEQLFTNAKFERTKSFLHRALK
- a CDS encoding KTSC domain-containing protein, with the protein product MRSFFRQFLPRQNQPQEITYKELDSKLIKAARYDLATSHLYIRFHDGRELVYCRVTPYAYNAFLNADSFSDHFHSFISQRYLNYQVM
- a CDS encoding PadR family transcriptional regulator, coding for MNKELLKGSIDLLLLSLIAQKDQYGYELAKKIRDKSDELYEIGEGTLYPALKRLETQKAVESYWGEANEGGRRKYYRITKTGQGLLQDKMKDWQSLSRLILLCNEGSE
- a CDS encoding VanZ family protein encodes the protein MKLEQYAEQVVSRLPCSKWEKQDVKDELMDHLNSMKSELVEEGYEEQEAVLLTIQRFGSTKAISRQLSESMPLIDKYIRKWVMTLFFLYVAISSYLLLLSPDRFRRRAFTVEWKQRMLEYGVPQYTHLFQNTKPFQTLVDYVYHYDNYSFGTVMYNLIGNVMLFVPLGLLLPLIFMSFQSVHRVFFLTLSASLIIETLQLLFSLGSFDVDDLLLNVLGGLIGYGMFRVGAALIRKRRNNNKFDDDLSASSF
- a CDS encoding glycoside hydrolase, giving the protein MKRSPIFLIAFVLLLQVVVGCESNKATEQVQSKQHSEFTFDANPETFEVFVERDGMKESASEPMPARKVTNVQKGEQEIAWSYPDDQLDVSIKKKEDHLQITLTSKGTESFSWPTVKGASYMVPLGEGKWIPAADSKWQSFLKEESLSFAESFSMRFFAVNKSKYALMYVVDNLFNNTVDFVVDPTIGFTFSHEFPTINPDKTYGFRLYVTDNDPVSVAGVYKQYVKEQGGLLTLAEKAKANPNIEKLYGAPHFYLWNKSFLSVNDVKWNALKTKLNPSFIGALEKILASNEVDGKESIQQFREIQKQDYVADYQKKALLSGLNYALRSREFYTPQRFPHVDEEVKRSFGKGIDTLTESQLYDMNKKVLKSVLQDVVPPVEQWGNADSTDLLKEMKAAGIDRAWIGLPDWTAAYMKPAFIQKANETGYLIASYDSYHSIHQEENPDWNTAIFKDKSLYENATISKKNGEKKAGFLQQGRLLNPTLSLPSVKQRMDEIMNNDVAFNSWFIDVDAAGDFNDDYSPQHTTTEAEDMKAKLARMDYIRDEKKLVIGSETGNDFASQSIAYAHGIETPVIKWADPDMRKNKQSPYYVGGYWSPAGEVPERYAKQVPIKEEYRHVYIDPAYSLPLYKLVYNNAVITSHHWEWGSLKIKDEVGTRMLKELLYNVPPLYHLDKKMWDENQSLITNYLKVWSPFHKKAVQQEMTDYRVLSEDRLVQKSVYGEDLQVIANFSEQDFTYEGQVVKARSALIMNGNDKQTFFAPAQ